The genomic stretch AACATGCCCACACCGATCCGCGCCGCGAACTTCTGACCCGGGACACTCGCGTGCAATTCGATTTCTGGTGGTTCCTGCTCGCGCTGCCGCTCTTCTTCGGCATGGGCTGGGTCGCCGCGCGCATCGACATCAAGCAGCTGCTCTCGGAGTCGAGCGAGCTGCCACGGACCTACTTTCGCGGACTCAACTTCCTGCTGAACGATCAGCAGGATCAGGCCATCGAGTCGTTCTCGGAAGTGGTGCGCGTGAGTCCCGAGACAGCAGAGCTGCATTTCGCGCTCGGCCATCTCTACCGCAAGCGCGGCGAGGTGGAGCGGGCGGTCCGGCTGCACGAGGATCTCGTGCAGCGGCCGGACATCCCCGACGATCTGCGCACCAACGCGCGCTACGAGCTCGGCCTCGACTTCCTCAAGGCCGGCTTCCTGGACCGCGCGGAGGCACAGTTTATCGAGCTCGAAGGCACACCGTCCGAGCAGCGTGCTCTCAAGCTCCTCCTGGAGATCTATCAGCAGGAGCGCGACTGGGCGAAGGCGATCGAGACCTCGCGCAAGATGGACAGCATCACCGGCCGCTCCAGCGCGAAGGACATCGCGAATTTCTATTGCGAGCTGGCGCAGTCCGAAATCACGCACTCGCGTCCCGACGTGGCCGAGCAGCATCTGCGCGAAGCCCTCGCGGTCAACGAGAAGTGCACGCGCGCAAACATCCTGCTCGGGGAACTTGCCGCACAACGCGGACAGCCGGAGCTCGCGCTGGAGTGCTGGAAGCGCGTCGAGCACCAGGATCCGCGCTATCTGGCGCTGCTCGCCGATCGCCTGCGCGACACCTATGAGCAGGTCGGCCGCCGTGACGAGGGCCTGCAACTGCTGAAGGGGTATCTCGGGATCTCGCCTTCGCTCGATCTGCTCGACGTGGTGTTCCATGCAACGCTCGAGCGCGACGGGTCGGAGGCCGGCTACCGCCTCGTGCGCAACGAACTGCGGCGCAATCCTTCGCTCCTCGGCCTGGATAAGCTGCTGGAGGCGGCGCTGATCGAGGCGCCGAACGAGCAGCGGCGCGACATCGAACTCGTACGCAAGCTGGTCGGCTATCATTCGCGCAACCTCGCGATGTACCAGTGCGACCACTGCGGCTTCCGCCTGCGGCAATTCACCTGGCGTTGCCCCGCCTGCGGTGCCTGGGAGAGCTACTCGCCGCTGCGCAGCGAGGAACGGAGTGCCGCATGAACGGACCGCGCGTCATCGTCGCGCTTGATTTTCCTGATGCTCGGGCTGCCCTGGATCTTGCGCGGCGACTCGATCCGGCACGCTGCCGGGTCAAGGTCGGCAAGGAGCTTTTCACGGCAGCCGGGCCGGCGCTCGTCGAGGCGCTGCGGGAGCGCGGCTTCGAGATCTTCCTCGACCTCAAATTCCACGATATCCCGAACACGGTAGCGAGCGCCTGTCGCGCGGCGGCGGCGCTGGGCGTGTGGATGATCAACGTACACGCGCTCGGCGGTCGCGCGATGCTGCACGCGGCACGCGACGCGATCGAGGGTATGCCGCAGCGGCCGTTGCTGACCGCGGTCACCGTTCTTACCAGCCTGTCGGCGCCAGATCTGCCCGAAATCGGCCTCTCGGGCACGCCGGAGGAGAACGTGCTGCGCCTTGCCGGCCTGGCCCAGGCAGCCGGGCTGGATGGCGTCGTGTGCTCGGCGCAGGAAGCGCGGGCGCTGCGCGCTGCGCTCGGCGAGGGTTTCGTCCTGGTGACACCCGGCATCCGCATGGCCGACGATGC from Betaproteobacteria bacterium encodes the following:
- the pyrF gene encoding orotidine-5'-phosphate decarboxylase — translated: MNGPRVIVALDFPDARAALDLARRLDPARCRVKVGKELFTAAGPALVEALRERGFEIFLDLKFHDIPNTVASACRAAAALGVWMINVHALGGRAMLHAARDAIEGMPQRPLLTAVTVLTSLSAPDLPEIGLSGTPEENVLRLAGLAQAAGLDGVVCSAQEARALRAALGEGFVLVTPGIRMADDAAGDQSRVVTPRAAIEAGATYLVVGRPVTRAVDPATALARILTDLGPTRSEGG
- the lapB gene encoding lipopolysaccharide assembly protein LapB, which translates into the protein MQFDFWWFLLALPLFFGMGWVAARIDIKQLLSESSELPRTYFRGLNFLLNDQQDQAIESFSEVVRVSPETAELHFALGHLYRKRGEVERAVRLHEDLVQRPDIPDDLRTNARYELGLDFLKAGFLDRAEAQFIELEGTPSEQRALKLLLEIYQQERDWAKAIETSRKMDSITGRSSAKDIANFYCELAQSEITHSRPDVAEQHLREALAVNEKCTRANILLGELAAQRGQPELALECWKRVEHQDPRYLALLADRLRDTYEQVGRRDEGLQLLKGYLGISPSLDLLDVVFHATLERDGSEAGYRLVRNELRRNPSLLGLDKLLEAALIEAPNEQRRDIELVRKLVGYHSRNLAMYQCDHCGFRLRQFTWRCPACGAWESYSPLRSEERSAA